The Desulfuromonas versatilis genome has a segment encoding these proteins:
- a CDS encoding ExbD/TolR family protein, producing MAFRRKRREDPKVDLTPMVDVVFLLLIFFMISTTFVETPGISIKLPESGSQVVEKEPEEIKIYLAKDGQVFLKDAPISAENLQLRLREYGGRAKEMTFLLLADKEAMHGRVVQLMDLAREAGFGKLAIATEQRKKP from the coding sequence ATGGCCTTTCGCCGCAAAAGACGGGAAGATCCCAAGGTCGACCTCACGCCGATGGTCGACGTGGTTTTCCTGCTGCTGATTTTCTTCATGATTTCCACCACCTTCGTGGAAACTCCGGGAATCTCCATCAAGCTTCCCGAGTCTGGGTCCCAGGTGGTGGAAAAAGAACCCGAGGAAATCAAGATCTACCTGGCGAAAGACGGCCAGGTTTTTCTCAAGGACGCGCCGATCTCAGCCGAGAACCTGCAGCTGCGGCTGAGGGAGTATGGGGGCCGTGCCAAGGAAATGACCTTTCTGCTGCTGGCCGACAAGGAGGCCATGCACGGGAGGGTGGTTCAGCTGATGGACCTGGCCCGTGAGGCGGGGTTTGGCAAGCTGGCCATCGCCACGGAGCAAAGGAAGAAGCCTTGA
- a CDS encoding ROK family protein produces the protein MREKQFAIGIDLGGTNCRAALVSRSGELGPARRMATRIDKGLADFLQRLEALVADLLGEARQLGQPVEVIGLGAPGVIAGDGSVVVSPNLSPLDGQPLALTLTERFSLPVTVLNDANAIAWGEAQAGAGRELESFIAITLGTGVGGGLIINRRVWLGADGAAGEVGHLTIEPQGRPCACGSRGCLEQYASASAMVASARELLPRSKGSLLGSVAEGELTSARIAEAARRRDRVALAALEIAGRSLGQALAGIANLLNLEGAVITGGASECLDLLRPTMEREIAARAFAIPARRLRILRGTLGDDAGILGAALHGLARIA, from the coding sequence TTGAGGGAGAAACAGTTCGCCATCGGCATCGACCTGGGCGGGACCAACTGCCGGGCCGCCTTGGTGAGCCGCAGTGGCGAGCTCGGTCCCGCCCGGCGGATGGCTACCCGCATCGACAAGGGCCTGGCGGATTTTCTGCAGCGGCTTGAGGCGCTGGTAGCGGACCTGCTGGGCGAGGCCCGGCAGTTGGGGCAACCGGTCGAGGTCATCGGGCTGGGCGCACCCGGGGTCATTGCCGGCGACGGCAGCGTGGTCGTTTCGCCCAATCTCTCCCCCCTGGACGGTCAGCCTCTGGCCCTCACCCTGACCGAACGCTTCAGCCTGCCGGTGACGGTGCTCAACGATGCCAACGCCATCGCCTGGGGCGAGGCCCAGGCCGGGGCCGGTCGGGAATTGGAATCCTTTATCGCCATCACCCTGGGGACCGGGGTCGGCGGCGGCCTCATCATCAACCGCCGGGTCTGGCTCGGTGCCGACGGGGCCGCCGGTGAGGTGGGGCATCTTACCATCGAGCCCCAGGGGCGCCCCTGCGCCTGCGGCAGTCGCGGCTGCCTGGAGCAGTATGCGTCGGCCTCCGCCATGGTCGCCAGCGCCCGGGAACTTCTGCCGCGGTCAAAAGGGAGCCTGCTCGGGTCGGTCGCCGAAGGGGAGCTCACCAGCGCCCGGATCGCCGAGGCCGCCCGCCGCCGGGACCGGGTTGCCTTGGCCGCGCTGGAGATCGCCGGCCGCAGTCTCGGCCAGGCTCTGGCCGGGATCGCCAATCTTTTGAATCTTGAAGGCGCGGTAATCACCGGTGGGGCGAGTGAGTGCCTGGACCTGCTCAGGCCGACCATGGAGCGGGAAATCGCCGCCCGGGCCTTTGCCATTCCCGCCAGGCGGCTGCGAATTCTGCGCGGCACCCTCGGTGACGATGCCGGCATCCTCGGCGCCGCTCTGCACGGATTGGCGCGGATTGCCTGA
- a CDS encoding 6-phosphofructokinase, whose product MSKTIAILTGGGDCPGLNAVIRGVVRAATLERGWRVIGIEDGFDGLVDGPRVRELDLAAVRGILPRGGTIIGTSNRGNPFQYPVMEAGETRLIDVSRRVLDNFRKLGAEALVAVGGDGTLKIADRLNELGLPVVGVPKTIDNDLRGTDVTFGYNTAVGIVTEALDRLHTTAESHQRVMVVEVMGRDAGWIALESGLAGSADVILIPEIPFQIDSVCQAIQRRRERGNKFSIVVVAEGAFPLGGDKVVQKSAVENAGIERLGGIGHFVAREIGRCLTMETRVVVLGHVQRGGSPSPFDRILGSRFGVKAVELIEERGFGKMVALRGRDVVSVAIRDAVGSLNLVDPKGDLIRTAEELGIMTGR is encoded by the coding sequence ATGAGCAAGACCATTGCCATACTGACCGGAGGGGGCGACTGCCCTGGATTGAACGCGGTTATTCGCGGTGTGGTGCGCGCGGCCACCCTCGAGAGGGGCTGGCGGGTAATCGGCATCGAGGACGGTTTCGACGGGTTGGTGGACGGCCCCCGGGTCCGCGAACTCGACCTGGCGGCGGTGCGGGGCATTCTTCCCCGTGGTGGGACCATCATCGGTACCAGCAACCGGGGCAATCCCTTTCAGTACCCGGTTATGGAAGCCGGGGAAACCCGGCTGATCGACGTCTCCCGGCGGGTCCTGGACAATTTCCGGAAACTGGGCGCCGAGGCGCTGGTTGCCGTGGGCGGCGACGGCACTTTGAAGATCGCCGACCGGCTCAACGAACTGGGTCTGCCCGTCGTCGGGGTACCCAAGACCATCGACAACGACCTGCGCGGAACCGACGTGACTTTCGGCTACAACACCGCAGTGGGGATCGTCACCGAGGCCCTCGACCGGCTCCATACCACCGCCGAAAGCCACCAGCGGGTCATGGTCGTCGAGGTAATGGGGCGCGATGCGGGCTGGATTGCCCTCGAGTCGGGCCTGGCCGGCTCCGCCGACGTGATATTGATCCCGGAAATTCCCTTCCAGATCGACAGTGTCTGCCAGGCCATCCAGCGGCGCCGCGAGCGGGGCAACAAGTTCTCCATCGTGGTGGTCGCCGAGGGTGCCTTCCCCCTGGGGGGCGACAAGGTAGTGCAGAAATCGGCCGTCGAAAATGCAGGCATCGAGAGGCTGGGCGGCATCGGGCACTTCGTCGCCCGGGAGATCGGCCGCTGCCTGACCATGGAGACCCGGGTGGTGGTCCTCGGGCACGTCCAGCGTGGCGGGTCGCCTTCGCCCTTTGACCGGATTCTCGGCTCGCGTTTCGGTGTGAAGGCCGTCGAACTGATCGAAGAACGCGGGTTCGGGAAGATGGTCGCCCTGCGCGGGCGGGATGTGGTCTCGGTGGCGATTCGCGATGCCGTGGGTTCGCTGAACCTGGTCGATCCCAAGGGTGACCTGATCCGCACCGCCGAGGAACTCGGGATCATGACGGGACGCTGA
- a CDS encoding methyl-accepting chemotaxis protein, producing MGNRDSQDGIARHWIYAMGGLLLGVSAPVGWILLRLCLFWDQQLGIWQQVIGDLAQSSEHIALYCYMGGGTAVVLGLCGFFIGKATQQVHERARSLDEANRAIAQQKGEFERRFRDLDNSIKNFHSINTHIQKSIDQREVLKLAADGLHEVLGYDRVNVLMVNAGRNALEFHASRGAGSQGDSDLSLPLDARAGALYKCISEKRIILVEDIAGSGPDFRLKPPCDKIPQLRSRSFILCPIIVRDEAIGLFGVDNRKGRKKLDDTDLDTVKLFADQVSSTLTKINLLEAVETLTDELEHTFAELLKYREEHSRLDRSLKQAAGSTGEAIMDIAGAADVVREAVDATRSSAGEISVSIEQVSQNLNQISDFMDNSISAMNEISATIRQVEEGAVRSHSMSQTVKQHAEKAVDSVKNALAGLTGISAAVESAVSTISQLSQKSEQIDSITGVITDITQKTNLLALNAAIIAAQAGEHGRSFAVVADEIRSLSNEAAKSTGAITQIVNEIKDHTGRTVDQIGKTRALVKDGMSLGEGVGLALQQILERATPAMEMAHGIRKATQEVSISVGSVTTSIEKLGEMSAQVSSASGEQAQGTRSIVQSIEEVKNMADDMAIATDKQKRNIQEIEGAVGSVSEIVLRIFDEMEERRKRSREVIDKLERLKEVGS from the coding sequence ATGGGTAACAGGGATTCACAGGACGGAATCGCCAGGCACTGGATCTATGCCATGGGGGGCCTTCTGCTTGGCGTCTCGGCGCCGGTCGGCTGGATTCTGCTGCGCCTTTGTCTATTCTGGGATCAGCAGCTGGGCATCTGGCAGCAGGTGATCGGCGACCTTGCCCAATCGAGCGAACACATAGCCCTGTACTGCTACATGGGCGGAGGCACCGCCGTGGTTCTTGGCCTGTGCGGCTTTTTCATCGGCAAGGCCACCCAGCAGGTGCACGAGAGGGCCCGCAGCCTGGACGAGGCCAATCGCGCCATTGCCCAGCAGAAGGGGGAGTTCGAGCGCAGGTTCAGGGATCTGGACAACAGCATCAAGAACTTCCACTCCATCAATACCCACATCCAGAAATCCATCGACCAGCGCGAGGTGCTGAAACTGGCCGCCGATGGCCTGCACGAGGTCCTCGGCTACGACCGCGTCAACGTGCTGATGGTCAACGCAGGCCGCAACGCCCTCGAGTTTCATGCCAGCAGGGGGGCGGGGAGCCAGGGCGATTCGGACCTCAGCCTGCCCCTGGATGCCAGGGCCGGGGCCCTCTACAAATGCATCAGCGAAAAACGCATCATCCTGGTGGAGGATATCGCCGGCTCAGGGCCGGATTTCCGCCTGAAGCCCCCCTGTGACAAGATCCCCCAGCTGCGCTCGCGAAGCTTTATTCTCTGTCCGATCATCGTGCGCGACGAGGCGATCGGCCTGTTCGGGGTGGACAACCGCAAGGGGCGCAAGAAGCTCGACGACACCGACCTCGACACGGTCAAGCTGTTCGCCGACCAGGTCTCCTCGACCCTGACCAAGATCAACCTGCTGGAGGCGGTGGAGACCCTCACCGACGAGCTCGAGCACACTTTTGCCGAACTGCTCAAGTACCGCGAGGAGCATTCCAGGCTCGACCGCTCCCTCAAGCAGGCCGCCGGGTCCACCGGCGAGGCGATCATGGACATCGCCGGCGCCGCGGACGTGGTGCGCGAGGCGGTCGACGCGACCCGCTCCTCGGCGGGAGAGATATCCGTCTCCATCGAGCAGGTTTCCCAGAACCTCAACCAGATCAGCGACTTCATGGACAATTCCATTTCCGCCATGAACGAGATCTCGGCCACCATCCGCCAGGTGGAAGAGGGCGCCGTGCGTTCCCATTCCATGTCCCAGACGGTCAAGCAGCACGCCGAAAAGGCCGTGGATTCGGTGAAAAACGCCCTGGCCGGACTCACCGGCATCTCCGCGGCGGTGGAATCGGCGGTCAGCACCATCAGCCAGCTCTCGCAGAAGAGCGAGCAGATCGACAGCATCACCGGGGTCATCACCGACATCACCCAGAAAACCAACCTGCTGGCCCTCAATGCCGCCATCATCGCCGCCCAGGCAGGCGAGCACGGGCGCTCCTTCGCGGTGGTGGCGGACGAGATCCGCAGCCTTTCCAACGAAGCCGCCAAGTCGACCGGAGCGATCACCCAGATCGTCAACGAGATCAAGGACCATACCGGACGCACCGTCGACCAGATCGGCAAGACACGGGCCCTGGTCAAGGACGGGATGAGCCTGGGCGAGGGGGTAGGGCTGGCCCTGCAGCAGATCCTCGAGCGCGCGACCCCCGCCATGGAAATGGCCCACGGCATCCGCAAAGCCACCCAGGAGGTCTCCATCAGTGTCGGATCCGTGACAACCTCCATCGAGAAACTCGGCGAGATGTCCGCCCAGGTTTCCTCCGCTTCGGGGGAGCAGGCCCAGGGGACCCGCAGCATCGTCCAGTCCATCGAGGAAGTCAAAAATATGGCGGACGATATGGCCATTGCCACCGACAAGCAGAAGCGCAATATCCAGGAGATCGAAGGGGCGGTGGGCTCGGTCAGCGAGATCGTGCTGCGGATTTTCGACGAGATGGAGGAGCGGCGCAAGCGCAGCCGCGAGGTCATCGACAAACTGGAGCGGCTCAAGGAGGTGGGCAGCTGA
- a CDS encoding cation diffusion facilitator family transporter, translating into MTRLPDKIGAARLAIATAFCLAVLKLFAGVLSGSLAVLSSAIDSLLDILMSGVNYMAIRQAEKPADERHPFGHGKYETLATLLQATVITLSGAWIIFESARRLYRGVEPERLGGGILVLGISTAASFFISRHLKRVAAATDSSALKADSLHFAMDVYTNLALMVGLALISIFAVPWLDPVLSLLVGLYILYEALGLVRHGMEDVLDAELPTPVLQKVVDIIENFPGEPLGYHNLRTRRAGSQKLLDFHLTVCRHLSVAEAHRIADQLEKKIEHEILGSDVIIHIEPCELPDCPGREACRDQHRVPGKTARSAHPPRK; encoded by the coding sequence ATGACCCGACTGCCCGACAAGATCGGCGCGGCCCGCCTGGCAATCGCCACGGCCTTCTGCCTGGCGGTGCTCAAGCTCTTCGCCGGGGTGCTGAGCGGCTCCCTGGCGGTGCTCTCCTCCGCCATCGACTCGCTGCTCGACATCCTGATGTCGGGGGTGAACTACATGGCGATCCGCCAGGCCGAAAAACCGGCCGACGAACGTCACCCCTTCGGCCACGGCAAATACGAAACCCTCGCCACCCTGCTCCAGGCCACCGTCATCACCTTATCGGGGGCCTGGATCATCTTTGAATCGGCCCGCCGGCTGTATCGGGGAGTGGAGCCGGAGCGGCTCGGCGGCGGCATCCTGGTGCTGGGGATCAGCACCGCCGCCTCCTTTTTCATCAGCCGCCACCTGAAGCGGGTCGCCGCCGCCACGGACTCTTCGGCTCTCAAGGCCGACTCGCTGCATTTCGCCATGGACGTCTACACCAACCTGGCACTGATGGTGGGCCTGGCGCTGATCAGCATCTTCGCCGTCCCCTGGCTGGACCCCGTGCTTTCCCTGCTGGTTGGGCTCTACATCCTTTACGAGGCCCTCGGCCTGGTGCGCCACGGCATGGAGGACGTGCTCGATGCCGAGTTGCCGACCCCGGTTCTGCAGAAGGTGGTCGACATCATCGAGAATTTCCCCGGCGAGCCCCTCGGCTACCACAATCTGCGCACCCGGCGCGCCGGGTCGCAGAAACTTCTCGATTTCCACCTGACGGTCTGCCGGCATCTCAGCGTGGCCGAAGCCCATCGGATCGCCGATCAGCTGGAAAAAAAGATCGAGCACGAGATCCTGGGCTCCGACGTCATCATCCACATCGAGCCTTGCGAACTGCCCGACTGCCCGGGGCGGGAGGCCTGCCGCGACCAGCACCGGGTACCAGGAAAAACCGCTCGGTCGGCGCATCCACCGAGGAAGTAG